The nucleotide sequence TAACGCCCCGAGCATAGTATCGCAGGCAGATAGCGTCGCATGCTGCCTGTGGGCTATGCTCTTTGTTAGGCTCCGTTTTTAATTTTTACCTGTACCGCACTCGCAGAACTTTTATTTTTTAAATCCTATGCCAACGATTTCATTGCGCTCTCAAATTCTATTCTCTTTTCAATCCCAATTTACGCTTGGGTTTTATCCAATAAAATGGAAAGATCAGTATGAATTAAGGTCGAATCCGATGACGCTATACTGGGATGAAAGCTAAAATTAGAATAGCGTTAGAATCGCATTTATAACTCCAGTTTGCTTAAAAATTCGTTCGTTGTGAAAATCAAATTCCATGAAGATTTCAGCAAAAGGGAAAATCTAAAAAACTCATTTTTTCTTGTTCTAAAAATTTGCCCACTTAATGGAGCCTAACGACCCGGGCATGGTATCGCAGGCAGGTTGCGTCGCATAGCTGCCTGTGGAATATGCCCCTTGTTAGGCTTATTTTAAATTTAAGAATATTAGTATAATTAATACTGCACAAACGATCACGCTGCCAATAATATCGTACCTAATACTTGGAACTGAATGCTTGGGGTATTTTATCCCCCACTTTCCATCAAGAGTAAAATTGTATAAAATTTGGGGTGTTAGCTTTATTCTTTTAACTCTTTTATTTGGCGGTCTAAAAATTAAATCACCAAAGTTCC is from Sediminitomix flava and encodes:
- a CDS encoding DUF1493 family protein gives rise to the protein MKSVDDVIILIKKYAGTEEVYPDTDINKDLNIYGDDFNDLLEEYSVIADVDMSEFLWYFHYKGEGWNFGDLIFRPPNKRVKRIKLTPQILYNFTLDGKWGIKYPKHSVPSIRYDIIGSVIVCAVLIILIFLNLK